The Oncorhynchus mykiss isolate Arlee chromosome 22, USDA_OmykA_1.1, whole genome shotgun sequence sequence cccgatgtcacaggaaggccataaagatcatcaagaacaacaaccacccgagccgctgcctgttcaccccgctatcatccagaaggcgaggtcagtacaggtgcatcaaatcagggaccgagagactgaaaaacagcttctatctcgaggtcatcagactgttaaacatccaccactaacattgagtggctgctgccaacacactgactcaactccagccactttaataatgggaattgatggaaattgatgtaaaatatatcactagccacacaacaatgctacttaatataatgtttacataccctacattattcatatcatatgtatatactgtactctatatcatctactgcatctttatgtaatacatgtatcactagccactttaaactatgccactttgtttacataccctacattactcatctcatatgtatatgtatatactgtactccataccatctactgcatcttgcctatgccgttctgtaccatcactcattcatatatctttatgtacatattctttatccctttacacttgtgtgtataagtgtATAAgttagtagttttggaattgttaggttagattactcattggttattactgcattgttgaaactagaagcacaagcatttcgctacactcgcattatcatctgctaaccgtgtgtatgtgacaaatacatttgatttgattttgatttggagGATCAACACATAGATAATGTGATCCAGGGTCAATATCTTACATGCCAAAAGACACTGGTGTGACCCCTGACCTGGCTGCAGTAATGTAGTGATAGCAGTGTTTACAACCACTATGTTGATGTTGAAGTGTCTGCTGCGGTCTCCTGGTCTGTCGTGTTTCCATCGTTCAGGCAGGTGATAGCAGGAAGAGGGATGTCAAAGGTTAGAGACACAGGGTTGCTCACCACCATACAtatttgaattattttatttaacctttatttaactaggcaagttaagtaACAAATTCtatttttcaatgacagcctatgaacagtgggttaactgccttgttcaggggcagaacgacagattttctggtagctcggggattcgatcttgcaacctttcggtcacttgtccaaagctctaaccactaggcttcctgccgccacCTATCAGACAAAAATTTGGACACCCCTACTCatatataacacatatggaattaaccaaataagtgtttaaaaaatcaaaatatttgagattcttcaaagtagccaccctttgccttcatgacgacggctcataataatggcaggaatggagttcattgaatggtatcaaacacatcaaaaccatgcacctattatataggtcctagattgcaggaagcttggccccagtgatgtactctgCTGTATGCAtgaccctctgtagcgccttaaggTCCGATGCCAAtcagttgccatgccaggcagtgatgcaaatggtcaagatgctctcgatagtgcagctgtagaactccTTGAGGATcttgggacccatgccaaatcttttcagtctcatgaGGCAGAAAAGGTTTTGTCctgctctcttcacgactgtcttggtatgtttggaccatgatagatggTTGGTGATGTtgaaaccaaggaacttgaaactctcgacccgctccactacagtcccattgatgttaatgggggcctgttcggcccgctttttcctgtattccacgatcagctcctttgtcttgctcacattgaggcaaatgttgttgtcctggcaccacactgccaggtctctgacctcatccctataggctgtctaatCGTTGTTTGCGATCAGGactaacactgttgtgtcgtcagcaaacgtaatgatggtgttggagtcatgtttggccatgcagtcattagtgaacagggagtacaggagtggactaagtatacacccctgagggtccccagtgttgaggatcagcgtggcaggtgtgttgttgcctacccttaccatttgggggtggcccgtcaggaagtccaggaaccagctgcagagggaggtgtttagtcccagggtccttgggagctttgtgggcactatggtgttgaagccgatgactgaggtggtgtactcctcaatgcctttggatgaatcccagaacatattccagtcagtgctagcaaaacagtcctgtagcgtagcatccgcatcatctgacaAATTctatattgagcgagtcactggtacttcctgctgtAGTTATTGTTtgaaagcaggaatcaggaggatagaattatggtcagatttaacAAATTTTGTTTGTTTATTGCAGATAAAGGCCTATATTGACTGTTACATTCCAAATACTGTCAATTGAAATCTAGGTCCTACTAGAGTGTGAACCTAATATGTCTTGTTTTGTCTGTCCCCTGCAGGTAGACAGGTGTCAGACTGAAGCGGCAGCTGCCACGGATGTGTGGAGAAACATCTGTTCCTCAACATGTCTGTCTTCCGCACACCAAGGTTCCTCCTGGTGCCACAGGCACTCAGTGTGTCACTGTACAAGGGAGAGGATCAAGCTACGAGGCCAAATGCAGGCTAGTGCTGTCCCAGTTGGTTAAGCTAGAACCAGAGCCCAGATACCTCACAGCGCTGGCAGAGAACTGACTTAAACCGGGTCATAACTATGGACTGGTGTAACCGGGACTGAAGAAGGTTCAGGGATACAGCGACCAGTGAAACTCTTCCATTTTGCCAATTGCTACCTCATGATTACCAGCAGCTGAGCTGAACAGGTTTGCTGGATAATTTTATATAATAATGGCAGTGGGCAGGTAGCCCTCAACTGGAACGGGACAGCCTTCCCCCGGGTGGTGGGATATGAAGGTGTCTGTGGTCAGTGCGTGGCCTGGATGTGGCTGCAGCTCCAGCACCCAGCAGCATGTGTAAGCCCCTCTGCCTCTAATCGACCTCAAGGATGTGGGCTGGTAGGAGTGGATCCTTGCTCCGCAGCGCTACCTGGCCAACTACTGTCAGTGCCCGTTCCCGTTCCCACTGAGCAAGAGCCTGAACGGCCCCAACCATGCTATCCTGCAGACACTGGTACACTCTTTGGACCCCCATGGCACACCCCAGCCCTGCTGCGTACCCATCCGCCTGTCCACTGTCTCAATGCTCTACTACGACAACAACGTATTCCTACGCACCAACCAGGACATGGTGATGGGATGACTGTGGCTGCAGATGAATTACATTAGGTGTGATGGCTAGTTGGTATAGTGGACTTTAGAACAGTCTTTTTACCCATAATAACAACGTTATATTCATTGAGTCTCCTGTGATGAAAAGGCTTTGGTATTATTCAGACAGATGGTCTCTTCTCAGTTTGGCACAGGCACACATTTCACCTAACACAGGGAGTTCAGATTTAAATTGACTTCATATACAGATCTAGCGTGTCCTTGTGCCTGGTGCcgccagctggacggtgtttcttccgacacattggtgcggctggcttcctggttaagtgagcagtgtatcaagaagcagtgtgtcaagaagcagtgtgtcaagaagcagtgtgtcaagaagcagtgcggcttggcagggtcgtgtttcgcaggacgcatggctcttgaccatCGCCTCCGCGAATCCAtagaggagttgcagcgatgggacaagactataaCTACGAATTGGAtttcacgaaaaaggggtaaaagtacaaTAAAATAAACTTTGGCTCTTTAAACAAtctagcattttggatttgagctCAACATTTTCATGCGAGGCAACAGTATAAAATCTCACCtcttatttgagggtattttcatacatattgtATCTGTTAATGTGGGCGTAATGATACATGAATGATGAATAAACTATTTACTAATCCATTATTAATTATTTAGTGTGTTACCCAATCACTATTTTCATTCACACTAAACAGCTTCTGAGAGAGCTGCTCTGGTGTGACCCCTGACCTGGcagcagtgatgtagtggtagtgagagtagtggtagtgttctTAACCAGTATATTGAGGTTGAAGTGTCTACTGTGGTCTCCTGCGCTGTTGTGTTTAATGATTAATGCCtatagtagtcatttaaaaatgtcATAATATCCAGGTGAGTAACATTTAGCAAATGTGTGcgttataatataatatagtttaTTACTGAATATGATAAAGTGTTACACATAATTGCATATTCTTGCATTTTACCATCAACTGCTTACACAATACACAATTGAGATAGACTTGGACATCATCGAATATGCAGTATTGAACATTTCAGATCCACTACACTTGCTAATGGCATTGAGTCCCAATTGAGCCACTAGAGGGTAATGTTAGACAATATACAGAATGATTCATGACTTCCTCAAAATGTACTTTAAGAATAATTACATACTATTTACTGTATCATTAAATAACACGGAACAACCACAGACTTTGGTATTTGGAATATACAACCCAAAAGGACTTCTTATGCCTTCTCCAAGCCATTCCAATCCAGCCTAATCATTTTGTATCAACAACACATCTATCTATGATGACAACACAGAGAAGTATTGGTAAGTGAGAGTAATGGCAGAGTTCATAACCAGTATGTTGAGGTTGAGGTGTCTGCTGTGGTCTCCTGCACTGTTGTGTTTAATCATTAATGCATATAGTAGTTATTATAGAATACCCAGGTGAGTAACATTTAGCCAATGTGGAATTAACAATAAATAGTGATCAAACTGTACATGTCTTACAAATGGTTTATAACTGAATgttattataaagtgttacccataATTGCATATTCTGACATTTTACCATCTAATACCTACACAATACACAATTTAGTTAGATCTGGATGTTATCTGATATCATGAAGTATTGTACATTTAAACTTTAATGTACTTGTAGAAGGCGTTGTGTCCCAATTGCGCCACCAGGGGGGAATATTAGAAAGTAAATTGAATTACTCATGGCATCCTTAAAATGTacatttggtatttggtattaaTTAGGATCCCCACTAGCCAATGCAAAAGCatcagctaatcttcctgggtcCACATTAAATAACATGCAACAACCACAGACTTTGGTATTTGGAAAATACAACCAAAAATGACTACAAAGTCTTTTATAAAAGAAGATTATCTATTCATATGCCTTGTCTGATTAATTCCAATCCAATTCAGACAAACATTCTGTATCAACAGAATGTTATCTATGATTACAACAATAACATAAGTAATGTCAGTGTATTGACACGTGAAATAAGCAATTACAACAATTGCATAACAACACAACATCAAACATGTTTGTCAAAGTTAGGCATAAAAACATAGGAACTATGATCGCCTTAACTTCAGAGTTAAAATACGTTTAGCTGTCACTTTGAACCATGGATAAAAGAAAGCATAAATGATTGGATTGATAAAAGAGTTAAAAAGTGGTAGAAAGCTAAAGAAAAGTGATGATGAATCTAAATTGactaaataaaaaaagaaaaaaggaaTCCAACAATTTAGATAGGTGAAAACAACAATAGATAGAGTTTTTGCTGCTTTTGTCTCAGACTTATTTGCTTGTACAGTTTTAACACCAGACACACTGGCAGCCTCTTTTGTAAATACCTTTCTGGCCTGTGATCTGGCCACCACAAAGATTTTCATATAAAGTGTTATAATAATAGAGCACGGGACAACCATTGTAAATAGAAGGTCAATGATATTAACCCAGATTAACCCTTCTACAATAAAACATTCTTTCAAACAACTACTTGGTGCTTGTACTTTCACAGAGATTTTCATAATAGCAGCACGGTATATGATACAATAACACCAGGTAATGGATATACAACACATAATTCTTGTTACTGTTATTTTAGAGTGGTACAATAAGGGATCACACACAGCAACATAGCGGTCAATAGATATCAAGACCAAATTGCCCAGAGATAAAGAAGTACACAAACAAGAGATGTAGAAttgaaacacacagaaatattccCCAAATCCCCAGCATGGTTCCATAATTGCTACAGTCACTACTGGTATCACAATCAGTCCCACCAGGAGATCTgccacagccagagagaggatgagCAGGTTGGTTGGAGTGTGGAGCTGCTTgaagtgagagatggagatgatCACCAGTATGTTCAAAAATACTGTTACTGCTGAAATCAATGAGAAGAAGATGTACAGTGTTATGTAGATAGATGTCGATAGCAAAGCCTTTATGCAAGAAGAGTTTCTGTCTTGAAAACAGTATTGAATATCTTCATGCTTCTCCATTTGTAATAAAGGGTCAAAATGCTGAGGTCCCGCTCCTGCTTGGTCCTGTGTGTGACCCTGTCAGGTGAGTCTTCTGACAAACTCTGAGCTCTGCCTCTCTATTTATCCCTAAGTGACAAACAGATACTCTCCTCCCTGTAGtgtctctgcacacacacacacacacacacacacacacacacacacacacacacacacacacacacacacacacacaccaccaccaataACAAAACGTACATACGTGAAGACACAAATGAAACGGTTGGATAAACAAATCATTTGTGAAAACATGATGTAATGTATGACAGGATTGAATGTTGCTGTGCCCACCTAGCCTGACCTTCAGCCTTACTGAGAGTTAGAGATGAGAGAAAAGGTATATTTACTCAACTGAGCATTTTATTGGGGAAAATTTAATATggttgatgttttggtcactcaAAGGCTATTTCACATGGGAAGTAGGATAACTGTACAGACTAACTGGTTTGGGGGATGTCAGTGATGTCACAACCTCAGGTCACATGATGACACGTCACATGTCAGCTGGCCAGCGTGTAGGAAAGTTGACAGTAGGGAAGTTTATGGTGTACACGCTTTTAGAAAATGCAATACACCTGCCTTCCCTTGTCACTCCCATCAGCGATTTATTGGACTCAGCTGGACTcaaacacctgtttattacctcccctttaTTTGTCAggtccccagctctgttccccactgcTGCATTGATTGTTGTCTGTCTTTTTGTTACCCAGTTcttgacgctgttcctgtcctgttgcaTGTCCGTTACAAATTGAATTTcaactccctgtacctgcttctcttcTCCAGCATCCTTCCTTACGGAGGTAGTATTGCCATCTGTAGGAACACTATGAGgatctgatccccccccccccttgtcacTGGAGGATAAGGTGGAGTTGGCTTACACACTACAGGAAGGTGCCTAATCGGGTCCTCTTCATCAGGAGCCAGGATGAACTCaggtgagagagtgagatgacCCTGTTTGGAGACAGTTGTGGCCTTGGGAGTCCTGGGTACAGAGATAAGCTACAGCCAAATTGGCTCGCTCTGAGTCACAGAAAGTGCGCAGTTCCCTTTCTGCCATCTGGTTGTCTGCCTTTGAGGGCACATAGCATCTGGACATGGTTATGCTGGAGAGGTCTGAGAACAGACTTGCACACGTCTTCCATCTGCCCATCAGGTAATACGTGGTCATCACAGCCCCTCCTACTGATCCAGAGTTTCTGTACAAGAACCTTTAGCTGAGTAATGAAAGGGAGGATGTAGCCTAAGGGATCATATTGGCTGGCCAGCACTCTGTAAATTATCCTCAAGGCTTCTCTCTGGACAGGTCCTTGTTCGTAGCCGAGGGTGTCTGGCTAACAGCTCAGGTCCATAATTAGTTATTGTGGATCGATGGTGGTCTGGGAGAGCCATATCCCACTGCTCTTTGACCTACCTTCTAGGGGAAGGTGTTCCACAGAGGTATGTTATTGGCCCATTGCCTAACCTCGTACCCCCCGGAAAAGAGGCAGCAGCCTGTCCACCAACAACTTTGCTTCAGTCCTCGTGGGTAGACTTGTGAGACCGTTGTCAACATAAAAGGCTCGACTGACTCCTGATTTTATTTAATTTGGATCTCTTTTAGTtgggactaatcttccaagagtccttaaacattaaaatacaatttataatatgAACACATTTCCacataacacactattacaaacacaCATAATATACTaacataatgacccaataaatactcaatctaaaaaatgtatattcttcatctactatagtcccacaacatttctatgtattgtgttttaaaataatgtttacatttatatattgaaaggtttcttgttttctcagttaatttattcaatttctttattgctctaaatcaaaatgttattttgcctatttctcttttctgtctggacaAGGCATAGATGGTGGACattctattcctagtatttacggaatgtctgtctcttaccaactgaataccgttgtgaatagaacttggccgttttaaattatgtatattatgaaataaaataagcatgtttttttgaATTATCTTatcgattgatgaccaaccaagaccattgcgcatgactgcaacagaagaaccatatctccaccttaaaacaatccttgctgctttgttctgtgcattctgcagcctcctaacttcacttgatgatgcatttccccagaccaccgaacagtagttcacctgactctcaattaaTGCTTGTGTTATTTGCTGAAGATTTTTTTCTGGTAAATAGTTATCTATCTTTCTgattatgcatgctgttttaatatttttttttaacataaatTTGTTATGAGACGACCATGATAAGtagttgtctagctgcactcccaatagtttggtttctgccacttcttTAATTTGTACTCCTtccatacttaattgtatcccatgctgttttgGCCTTTTCCTAGTGGAACAGACCaactttggttttcttggtgtttaaaACAAGTTTGTTTTGGCAAACCCACAAACCCACTCCCTAATATTCTCCAAATCTCCTTGTAAacctgttgaaccgattgtcttgctgtcactccctgaccttagagctttttatgtctctattttggtttggtcagggtgtgatttgggtgggcattctatgttcttttttctatttctttgttttggccaggtatggttctcaatcagggacagcagtatatcgttgtctctgatagggaaccatacttaggtaactttttcccactgggtttttgtgggtagttattttctgttttgtgtttctgcacctgacaggact is a genomic window containing:
- the LOC118943591 gene encoding trace amine-associated receptor 13c-like, with the translated sequence MEKHEDIQYCFQDRNSSCIKALLSTSIYITLYIFFSLISAVTVFLNILVIISISHFKQLHTPTNLLILSLAVADLLVGLIVIPVVTVAIMEPCWGFGEYFCVFQFYISCLCTSLSLGNLVLISIDRYVAVCDPLLYHSKITVTRIMCCISITWCYCIIYRAAIMKISVKVQAPSSCLKECFIVEGLIWVNIIDLLFTMVVPCSIIITLYMKIFVVARSQARKVFTKEAASVSGVKTVQANKSETKAAKTLSIVVFTYLNCWIPFFFFYLVNLDSSSLFFSFLPLFNSFINPIIYAFFYPWFKVTAKRILTLKLRRS